One segment of Solanum lycopersicum chromosome 1, SLM_r2.1 DNA contains the following:
- the LOC100736538 gene encoding mitogen-activated protein kinase 15 isoform X4, whose amino-acid sequence MQPDQRKKGSGDVDFFTEYGEGSRYKIEEVIGKGSYGVVCSAYDTHLGEKVAIKKINDIFEHVSDATRILREIKLLRLLRHPDIVEIKHILLPPSRREFKDIYVVFELMESDLHQVIKANDDLTPEHYQFFLYQLLRGLKYIHTANVFHRDLKPKNILANADCKLKICDFGLARVAFNDTPTAIFWTDYVATRWYRAPELCGSFFSKYTPAIDIWSIGCIFAELLTGKPLFPGKNVVHQLDLMTDLLGTPSPESIARIRNEKARRYLSSMRKKKPVPFSHKFPHADPLALRLLERMLAFDPKDRPNAEEALADPYFRNLAKVEREPSAQPVTKMEFEFERRRITKEDVRELIYREILEYHPKMLKEFLEGQEPTGFMYPSAVDKFKKQFAYLEEHYGKGGAAAPPERQHSSSLPRACVLYSDNSVQNPLEVANDLSKCSIKEDEKPQADRSSMIPMTRLPLQVPQNVQGGAARPGRVVSSVLRYNNCGAAATAAEVIEQRRIARNPGGPTQYPISNTSYPRRHPSCKNERGEDSTEVSNGVQPKPEQYIARKVAAAPGGPGNQWY is encoded by the exons ATGCAGCCTGATCAGCGAAAAAAA GGGTCTGGAGATGTAGATTTCTTTACTGAATACGGTGAAGGGAGTCGATACAAGATAGAGGAAGTTATTGGCAAAGGTAGCTATGGTGTAGTATGCTCTGCGTATGATACCCATCTAGGGGAAAAAGTTGCAATCAAGAAGATAAATGACATCTTTGAACATGTCTCTGATGCCACACGTATTCTTCGTGAGATCAAGCTTCTTAGGCTTCTTCGGCATCCAGATATAGTGGAAATCAAGCATATATTGTTACCTCCTTCTCGGAGGGAATTCAAGGATATCTATGTTGTCTTTGAACTCATGGAATCTGATTTGCACCAAGTCATTAAAGCAAATGATGATCTGACGCCGGAACATTATCAATTTTTCCTTTATCAGCTTCTTCGAGGGCTGAAATATATACACACAG CCAATGTCTTTCACCGTGACCTGAAACCCAAAAATATATTAGCAAATGCTGACTGCAAGCTTAAGATCTGTGACTTTGGTCTTGCAAGAGTGGCCTTCAATGATACTCCAACAGCTATATTTTGGACT GATTATGTTGCTACGAGGTGGTATAGGGCTCCTGAATTGTGTGGATCATTTTTCTCTAAG TATACACCAGCAATTGATATATGGAGCATTGGATGTATATTTGCAGAACTACTGACTGGGAAGCCTCTCTTTCCAGGTAAAAATGTGGTTCACCAATTAGACTTGATGACCGATCTGTTGGGCACACCCTCCCCAGAATCCATTGCCAGG ATAAGAAATGAAAAGGCTCGGAGGTATTTGAGCAGTATGCGTAAGAAAAAGCCTGTACCTTTCTCCCATAAATTTCCACATGCAGATCCCCTTGCACTTCGTTTGCTAGAAAGGATGCTTGCTTTTGATCCCAAGGATCGTCCTAATGCAGAAGAG GCTCTTGCAGATCCATATTTCAGGAATCTAGCCAAAGTGGAAAGAGAACCCTCTGCTCAACCAGTTACAAAAATGGAATTTGAGTTTGAAAGGCGAAGGATAACAAAGGAGGATGTGAGGGAGCTGATATACAGAGAAATTCTTGAATACCACCCAAAAATGTTGAAGGAGTTCTTAGAGGGGCAAGAACCTACAGGTTTCATGTACCCAAG TGCCGTTGACAAATTCAAGAAGCAGTTTGCATATCTTGAAGAGCATTATGGCAAAGGAGGCGCTGCTGCTCCACCTGAGAGGCAGCACTCATCATCTCTACCTAG GGCTTGTGTATTATACTCAGACAATTCAGTGCAAAATCCACTTGAAGTTGCAAATGATCTTTCTAAGTGCTCCATCAAAGAAGATGAGAAACCACAAGCGGACCGGAGTTCAATGATCCCCATGACAAGGCTGCCTCTCCAAGTTCCTCAGAATGTTCAAG GTGGTGCTGCAAGACCTGGGAGGGTGGTCAGCTCAGTGTTGCGCTACAACAACTGTGGAGCAGCAGCTACAGCAGCAGAAGTCATTGAACAGCGAAGAATTGCAAGGAACCCTGGCGGTCCAACTCAATATCCCATTTCCAATACTTCATACCCTAGAAGACATCCCAGCTGTAAAAATGAAAGGGGTGAAGATAGTACTGAAGTTTCAAATGGGGTGCAGCCTAAACCTGAACAGTACATAGCAAGAAAAGTAGCTGCAGCACCAGGTGGACCTGGTAATCAATGGTATTAA
- the LOC100736538 gene encoding mitogen-activated protein kinase 15 isoform X3: MQPDQRKKGSGDVDFFTEYGEGSRYKIEEVIGKGSYGVVCSAYDTHLGEKVAIKKINDIFEHVSDATRILREIKLLRLLRHPDIVEIKHILLPPSRREFKDIYVVFELMESDLHQVIKANDDLTPEHYQFFLYQLLRGLKYIHTANVFHRDLKPKNILANADCKLKICDFGLARVAFNDTPTAIFWTDYVATRWYRAPELCGSFFSKYTPAIDIWSIGCIFAELLTGKPLFPGKNVVHQLDLMTDLLGTPSPESIARIRNEKARRYLSSMRKKKPVPFSHKFPHADPLALRLLERMLAFDPKDRPNAEEALADPYFRNLAKVEREPSAQPVTKMEFEFERRRITKEDVRELIYREILEYHPKMLKEFLEGQEPTGFMYPSAVDKFKKQFAYLEEHYGKGGAAAPPERQHSSSLPRACVLYSDNSVQNPLEVANDLSKCSIKEDEKPQADRSSMIPMTRLPLQVPQNVQAGGAARPGRVVSSVLRYNNCGAAATAAEVIEQRRIARNPGGPTQYPISNTSYPRRHPSCKNERGEDSTEVSNGVQPKPEQYIARKVAAAPGGPGNQWY, encoded by the exons ATGCAGCCTGATCAGCGAAAAAAA GGGTCTGGAGATGTAGATTTCTTTACTGAATACGGTGAAGGGAGTCGATACAAGATAGAGGAAGTTATTGGCAAAGGTAGCTATGGTGTAGTATGCTCTGCGTATGATACCCATCTAGGGGAAAAAGTTGCAATCAAGAAGATAAATGACATCTTTGAACATGTCTCTGATGCCACACGTATTCTTCGTGAGATCAAGCTTCTTAGGCTTCTTCGGCATCCAGATATAGTGGAAATCAAGCATATATTGTTACCTCCTTCTCGGAGGGAATTCAAGGATATCTATGTTGTCTTTGAACTCATGGAATCTGATTTGCACCAAGTCATTAAAGCAAATGATGATCTGACGCCGGAACATTATCAATTTTTCCTTTATCAGCTTCTTCGAGGGCTGAAATATATACACACAG CCAATGTCTTTCACCGTGACCTGAAACCCAAAAATATATTAGCAAATGCTGACTGCAAGCTTAAGATCTGTGACTTTGGTCTTGCAAGAGTGGCCTTCAATGATACTCCAACAGCTATATTTTGGACT GATTATGTTGCTACGAGGTGGTATAGGGCTCCTGAATTGTGTGGATCATTTTTCTCTAAG TATACACCAGCAATTGATATATGGAGCATTGGATGTATATTTGCAGAACTACTGACTGGGAAGCCTCTCTTTCCAGGTAAAAATGTGGTTCACCAATTAGACTTGATGACCGATCTGTTGGGCACACCCTCCCCAGAATCCATTGCCAGG ATAAGAAATGAAAAGGCTCGGAGGTATTTGAGCAGTATGCGTAAGAAAAAGCCTGTACCTTTCTCCCATAAATTTCCACATGCAGATCCCCTTGCACTTCGTTTGCTAGAAAGGATGCTTGCTTTTGATCCCAAGGATCGTCCTAATGCAGAAGAG GCTCTTGCAGATCCATATTTCAGGAATCTAGCCAAAGTGGAAAGAGAACCCTCTGCTCAACCAGTTACAAAAATGGAATTTGAGTTTGAAAGGCGAAGGATAACAAAGGAGGATGTGAGGGAGCTGATATACAGAGAAATTCTTGAATACCACCCAAAAATGTTGAAGGAGTTCTTAGAGGGGCAAGAACCTACAGGTTTCATGTACCCAAG TGCCGTTGACAAATTCAAGAAGCAGTTTGCATATCTTGAAGAGCATTATGGCAAAGGAGGCGCTGCTGCTCCACCTGAGAGGCAGCACTCATCATCTCTACCTAG GGCTTGTGTATTATACTCAGACAATTCAGTGCAAAATCCACTTGAAGTTGCAAATGATCTTTCTAAGTGCTCCATCAAAGAAGATGAGAAACCACAAGCGGACCGGAGTTCAATGATCCCCATGACAAGGCTGCCTCTCCAAGTTCCTCAGAATGTTCAAG CAGGTGGTGCTGCAAGACCTGGGAGGGTGGTCAGCTCAGTGTTGCGCTACAACAACTGTGGAGCAGCAGCTACAGCAGCAGAAGTCATTGAACAGCGAAGAATTGCAAGGAACCCTGGCGGTCCAACTCAATATCCCATTTCCAATACTTCATACCCTAGAAGACATCCCAGCTGTAAAAATGAAAGGGGTGAAGATAGTACTGAAGTTTCAAATGGGGTGCAGCCTAAACCTGAACAGTACATAGCAAGAAAAGTAGCTGCAGCACCAGGTGGACCTGGTAATCAATGGTATTAA
- the LOC100736538 gene encoding mitogen-activated protein kinase 16 isoform X7 yields MESDLHQVIKANDDLTPEHYQFFLYQLLRGLKYIHTANVFHRDLKPKNILANADCKLKICDFGLARVAFNDTPTAIFWTDYVATRWYRAPELCGSFFSKYTPAIDIWSIGCIFAELLTGKPLFPGKNVVHQLDLMTDLLGTPSPESIARIRNEKARRYLSSMRKKKPVPFSHKFPHADPLALRLLERMLAFDPKDRPNAEEALADPYFRNLAKVEREPSAQPVTKMEFEFERRRITKEDVRELIYREILEYHPKMLKEFLEGQEPTGFMYPSAVDKFKKQFAYLEEHYGKGGAAAPPERQHSSSLPRACVLYSDNSVQNPLEVANDLSKCSIKEDEKPQADRSSMIPMTRLPLQVPQNVQGGAARPGRVVSSVLRYNNCGAAATAAEVIEQRRIARNPGGPTQYPISNTSYPRRHPSCKNERGEDSTEVSNGVQPKPEQYIARKVAAAPGGPGNQWY; encoded by the exons ATGGAATCTGATTTGCACCAAGTCATTAAAGCAAATGATGATCTGACGCCGGAACATTATCAATTTTTCCTTTATCAGCTTCTTCGAGGGCTGAAATATATACACACAG CCAATGTCTTTCACCGTGACCTGAAACCCAAAAATATATTAGCAAATGCTGACTGCAAGCTTAAGATCTGTGACTTTGGTCTTGCAAGAGTGGCCTTCAATGATACTCCAACAGCTATATTTTGGACT GATTATGTTGCTACGAGGTGGTATAGGGCTCCTGAATTGTGTGGATCATTTTTCTCTAAG TATACACCAGCAATTGATATATGGAGCATTGGATGTATATTTGCAGAACTACTGACTGGGAAGCCTCTCTTTCCAGGTAAAAATGTGGTTCACCAATTAGACTTGATGACCGATCTGTTGGGCACACCCTCCCCAGAATCCATTGCCAGG ATAAGAAATGAAAAGGCTCGGAGGTATTTGAGCAGTATGCGTAAGAAAAAGCCTGTACCTTTCTCCCATAAATTTCCACATGCAGATCCCCTTGCACTTCGTTTGCTAGAAAGGATGCTTGCTTTTGATCCCAAGGATCGTCCTAATGCAGAAGAG GCTCTTGCAGATCCATATTTCAGGAATCTAGCCAAAGTGGAAAGAGAACCCTCTGCTCAACCAGTTACAAAAATGGAATTTGAGTTTGAAAGGCGAAGGATAACAAAGGAGGATGTGAGGGAGCTGATATACAGAGAAATTCTTGAATACCACCCAAAAATGTTGAAGGAGTTCTTAGAGGGGCAAGAACCTACAGGTTTCATGTACCCAAG TGCCGTTGACAAATTCAAGAAGCAGTTTGCATATCTTGAAGAGCATTATGGCAAAGGAGGCGCTGCTGCTCCACCTGAGAGGCAGCACTCATCATCTCTACCTAG GGCTTGTGTATTATACTCAGACAATTCAGTGCAAAATCCACTTGAAGTTGCAAATGATCTTTCTAAGTGCTCCATCAAAGAAGATGAGAAACCACAAGCGGACCGGAGTTCAATGATCCCCATGACAAGGCTGCCTCTCCAAGTTCCTCAGAATGTTCAAG GTGGTGCTGCAAGACCTGGGAGGGTGGTCAGCTCAGTGTTGCGCTACAACAACTGTGGAGCAGCAGCTACAGCAGCAGAAGTCATTGAACAGCGAAGAATTGCAAGGAACCCTGGCGGTCCAACTCAATATCCCATTTCCAATACTTCATACCCTAGAAGACATCCCAGCTGTAAAAATGAAAGGGGTGAAGATAGTACTGAAGTTTCAAATGGGGTGCAGCCTAAACCTGAACAGTACATAGCAAGAAAAGTAGCTGCAGCACCAGGTGGACCTGGTAATCAATGGTATTAA
- the LOC100736538 gene encoding mitogen-activated protein kinase 15 isoform X2 codes for MQPDQRKKGSGDVDFFTEYGEGSRYKIEEVIGKGSYGVVCSAYDTHLGEKVAIKKINDIFEHVSDATRILREIKLLRLLRHPDIVEIKHILLPPSRREFKDIYVVFELMESDLHQVIKANDDLTPEHYQFFLYQLLRGLKYIHTANVFHRDLKPKNILANADCKLKICDFGLARVAFNDTPTAIFWTDYVATRWYRAPELCGSFFSKYTPAIDIWSIGCIFAELLTGKPLFPGKNVVHQLDLMTDLLGTPSPESIARIRNEKARRYLSSMRKKKPVPFSHKFPHADPLALRLLERMLAFDPKDRPNAEEALADPYFRNLAKVEREPSAQPVTKMEFEFERRRITKEDVRELIYREILEYHPKMLKEFLEGQEPTGFMYPSAVDKFKKQFAYLEEHYGKGGAAAPPERQHSSSLPRYRACVLYSDNSVQNPLEVANDLSKCSIKEDEKPQADRSSMIPMTRLPLQVPQNVQGGAARPGRVVSSVLRYNNCGAAATAAEVIEQRRIARNPGGPTQYPISNTSYPRRHPSCKNERGEDSTEVSNGVQPKPEQYIARKVAAAPGGPGNQWY; via the exons ATGCAGCCTGATCAGCGAAAAAAA GGGTCTGGAGATGTAGATTTCTTTACTGAATACGGTGAAGGGAGTCGATACAAGATAGAGGAAGTTATTGGCAAAGGTAGCTATGGTGTAGTATGCTCTGCGTATGATACCCATCTAGGGGAAAAAGTTGCAATCAAGAAGATAAATGACATCTTTGAACATGTCTCTGATGCCACACGTATTCTTCGTGAGATCAAGCTTCTTAGGCTTCTTCGGCATCCAGATATAGTGGAAATCAAGCATATATTGTTACCTCCTTCTCGGAGGGAATTCAAGGATATCTATGTTGTCTTTGAACTCATGGAATCTGATTTGCACCAAGTCATTAAAGCAAATGATGATCTGACGCCGGAACATTATCAATTTTTCCTTTATCAGCTTCTTCGAGGGCTGAAATATATACACACAG CCAATGTCTTTCACCGTGACCTGAAACCCAAAAATATATTAGCAAATGCTGACTGCAAGCTTAAGATCTGTGACTTTGGTCTTGCAAGAGTGGCCTTCAATGATACTCCAACAGCTATATTTTGGACT GATTATGTTGCTACGAGGTGGTATAGGGCTCCTGAATTGTGTGGATCATTTTTCTCTAAG TATACACCAGCAATTGATATATGGAGCATTGGATGTATATTTGCAGAACTACTGACTGGGAAGCCTCTCTTTCCAGGTAAAAATGTGGTTCACCAATTAGACTTGATGACCGATCTGTTGGGCACACCCTCCCCAGAATCCATTGCCAGG ATAAGAAATGAAAAGGCTCGGAGGTATTTGAGCAGTATGCGTAAGAAAAAGCCTGTACCTTTCTCCCATAAATTTCCACATGCAGATCCCCTTGCACTTCGTTTGCTAGAAAGGATGCTTGCTTTTGATCCCAAGGATCGTCCTAATGCAGAAGAG GCTCTTGCAGATCCATATTTCAGGAATCTAGCCAAAGTGGAAAGAGAACCCTCTGCTCAACCAGTTACAAAAATGGAATTTGAGTTTGAAAGGCGAAGGATAACAAAGGAGGATGTGAGGGAGCTGATATACAGAGAAATTCTTGAATACCACCCAAAAATGTTGAAGGAGTTCTTAGAGGGGCAAGAACCTACAGGTTTCATGTACCCAAG TGCCGTTGACAAATTCAAGAAGCAGTTTGCATATCTTGAAGAGCATTATGGCAAAGGAGGCGCTGCTGCTCCACCTGAGAGGCAGCACTCATCATCTCTACCTAG ATACAGGGCTTGTGTATTATACTCAGACAATTCAGTGCAAAATCCACTTGAAGTTGCAAATGATCTTTCTAAGTGCTCCATCAAAGAAGATGAGAAACCACAAGCGGACCGGAGTTCAATGATCCCCATGACAAGGCTGCCTCTCCAAGTTCCTCAGAATGTTCAAG GTGGTGCTGCAAGACCTGGGAGGGTGGTCAGCTCAGTGTTGCGCTACAACAACTGTGGAGCAGCAGCTACAGCAGCAGAAGTCATTGAACAGCGAAGAATTGCAAGGAACCCTGGCGGTCCAACTCAATATCCCATTTCCAATACTTCATACCCTAGAAGACATCCCAGCTGTAAAAATGAAAGGGGTGAAGATAGTACTGAAGTTTCAAATGGGGTGCAGCCTAAACCTGAACAGTACATAGCAAGAAAAGTAGCTGCAGCACCAGGTGGACCTGGTAATCAATGGTATTAA
- the LOC100736538 gene encoding mitogen-activated protein kinase 15 isoform X1 yields the protein MQPDQRKKGSGDVDFFTEYGEGSRYKIEEVIGKGSYGVVCSAYDTHLGEKVAIKKINDIFEHVSDATRILREIKLLRLLRHPDIVEIKHILLPPSRREFKDIYVVFELMESDLHQVIKANDDLTPEHYQFFLYQLLRGLKYIHTANVFHRDLKPKNILANADCKLKICDFGLARVAFNDTPTAIFWTDYVATRWYRAPELCGSFFSKYTPAIDIWSIGCIFAELLTGKPLFPGKNVVHQLDLMTDLLGTPSPESIARIRNEKARRYLSSMRKKKPVPFSHKFPHADPLALRLLERMLAFDPKDRPNAEEALADPYFRNLAKVEREPSAQPVTKMEFEFERRRITKEDVRELIYREILEYHPKMLKEFLEGQEPTGFMYPSAVDKFKKQFAYLEEHYGKGGAAAPPERQHSSSLPRYRACVLYSDNSVQNPLEVANDLSKCSIKEDEKPQADRSSMIPMTRLPLQVPQNVQAGGAARPGRVVSSVLRYNNCGAAATAAEVIEQRRIARNPGGPTQYPISNTSYPRRHPSCKNERGEDSTEVSNGVQPKPEQYIARKVAAAPGGPGNQWY from the exons ATGCAGCCTGATCAGCGAAAAAAA GGGTCTGGAGATGTAGATTTCTTTACTGAATACGGTGAAGGGAGTCGATACAAGATAGAGGAAGTTATTGGCAAAGGTAGCTATGGTGTAGTATGCTCTGCGTATGATACCCATCTAGGGGAAAAAGTTGCAATCAAGAAGATAAATGACATCTTTGAACATGTCTCTGATGCCACACGTATTCTTCGTGAGATCAAGCTTCTTAGGCTTCTTCGGCATCCAGATATAGTGGAAATCAAGCATATATTGTTACCTCCTTCTCGGAGGGAATTCAAGGATATCTATGTTGTCTTTGAACTCATGGAATCTGATTTGCACCAAGTCATTAAAGCAAATGATGATCTGACGCCGGAACATTATCAATTTTTCCTTTATCAGCTTCTTCGAGGGCTGAAATATATACACACAG CCAATGTCTTTCACCGTGACCTGAAACCCAAAAATATATTAGCAAATGCTGACTGCAAGCTTAAGATCTGTGACTTTGGTCTTGCAAGAGTGGCCTTCAATGATACTCCAACAGCTATATTTTGGACT GATTATGTTGCTACGAGGTGGTATAGGGCTCCTGAATTGTGTGGATCATTTTTCTCTAAG TATACACCAGCAATTGATATATGGAGCATTGGATGTATATTTGCAGAACTACTGACTGGGAAGCCTCTCTTTCCAGGTAAAAATGTGGTTCACCAATTAGACTTGATGACCGATCTGTTGGGCACACCCTCCCCAGAATCCATTGCCAGG ATAAGAAATGAAAAGGCTCGGAGGTATTTGAGCAGTATGCGTAAGAAAAAGCCTGTACCTTTCTCCCATAAATTTCCACATGCAGATCCCCTTGCACTTCGTTTGCTAGAAAGGATGCTTGCTTTTGATCCCAAGGATCGTCCTAATGCAGAAGAG GCTCTTGCAGATCCATATTTCAGGAATCTAGCCAAAGTGGAAAGAGAACCCTCTGCTCAACCAGTTACAAAAATGGAATTTGAGTTTGAAAGGCGAAGGATAACAAAGGAGGATGTGAGGGAGCTGATATACAGAGAAATTCTTGAATACCACCCAAAAATGTTGAAGGAGTTCTTAGAGGGGCAAGAACCTACAGGTTTCATGTACCCAAG TGCCGTTGACAAATTCAAGAAGCAGTTTGCATATCTTGAAGAGCATTATGGCAAAGGAGGCGCTGCTGCTCCACCTGAGAGGCAGCACTCATCATCTCTACCTAG ATACAGGGCTTGTGTATTATACTCAGACAATTCAGTGCAAAATCCACTTGAAGTTGCAAATGATCTTTCTAAGTGCTCCATCAAAGAAGATGAGAAACCACAAGCGGACCGGAGTTCAATGATCCCCATGACAAGGCTGCCTCTCCAAGTTCCTCAGAATGTTCAAG CAGGTGGTGCTGCAAGACCTGGGAGGGTGGTCAGCTCAGTGTTGCGCTACAACAACTGTGGAGCAGCAGCTACAGCAGCAGAAGTCATTGAACAGCGAAGAATTGCAAGGAACCCTGGCGGTCCAACTCAATATCCCATTTCCAATACTTCATACCCTAGAAGACATCCCAGCTGTAAAAATGAAAGGGGTGAAGATAGTACTGAAGTTTCAAATGGGGTGCAGCCTAAACCTGAACAGTACATAGCAAGAAAAGTAGCTGCAGCACCAGGTGGACCTGGTAATCAATGGTATTAA
- the LOC100736538 gene encoding mitogen-activated protein kinase 16 isoform X6, with protein sequence MESDLHQVIKANDDLTPEHYQFFLYQLLRGLKYIHTANVFHRDLKPKNILANADCKLKICDFGLARVAFNDTPTAIFWTDYVATRWYRAPELCGSFFSKYTPAIDIWSIGCIFAELLTGKPLFPGKNVVHQLDLMTDLLGTPSPESIARIRNEKARRYLSSMRKKKPVPFSHKFPHADPLALRLLERMLAFDPKDRPNAEEALADPYFRNLAKVEREPSAQPVTKMEFEFERRRITKEDVRELIYREILEYHPKMLKEFLEGQEPTGFMYPSAVDKFKKQFAYLEEHYGKGGAAAPPERQHSSSLPRYRACVLYSDNSVQNPLEVANDLSKCSIKEDEKPQADRSSMIPMTRLPLQVPQNVQGGAARPGRVVSSVLRYNNCGAAATAAEVIEQRRIARNPGGPTQYPISNTSYPRRHPSCKNERGEDSTEVSNGVQPKPEQYIARKVAAAPGGPGNQWY encoded by the exons ATGGAATCTGATTTGCACCAAGTCATTAAAGCAAATGATGATCTGACGCCGGAACATTATCAATTTTTCCTTTATCAGCTTCTTCGAGGGCTGAAATATATACACACAG CCAATGTCTTTCACCGTGACCTGAAACCCAAAAATATATTAGCAAATGCTGACTGCAAGCTTAAGATCTGTGACTTTGGTCTTGCAAGAGTGGCCTTCAATGATACTCCAACAGCTATATTTTGGACT GATTATGTTGCTACGAGGTGGTATAGGGCTCCTGAATTGTGTGGATCATTTTTCTCTAAG TATACACCAGCAATTGATATATGGAGCATTGGATGTATATTTGCAGAACTACTGACTGGGAAGCCTCTCTTTCCAGGTAAAAATGTGGTTCACCAATTAGACTTGATGACCGATCTGTTGGGCACACCCTCCCCAGAATCCATTGCCAGG ATAAGAAATGAAAAGGCTCGGAGGTATTTGAGCAGTATGCGTAAGAAAAAGCCTGTACCTTTCTCCCATAAATTTCCACATGCAGATCCCCTTGCACTTCGTTTGCTAGAAAGGATGCTTGCTTTTGATCCCAAGGATCGTCCTAATGCAGAAGAG GCTCTTGCAGATCCATATTTCAGGAATCTAGCCAAAGTGGAAAGAGAACCCTCTGCTCAACCAGTTACAAAAATGGAATTTGAGTTTGAAAGGCGAAGGATAACAAAGGAGGATGTGAGGGAGCTGATATACAGAGAAATTCTTGAATACCACCCAAAAATGTTGAAGGAGTTCTTAGAGGGGCAAGAACCTACAGGTTTCATGTACCCAAG TGCCGTTGACAAATTCAAGAAGCAGTTTGCATATCTTGAAGAGCATTATGGCAAAGGAGGCGCTGCTGCTCCACCTGAGAGGCAGCACTCATCATCTCTACCTAG ATACAGGGCTTGTGTATTATACTCAGACAATTCAGTGCAAAATCCACTTGAAGTTGCAAATGATCTTTCTAAGTGCTCCATCAAAGAAGATGAGAAACCACAAGCGGACCGGAGTTCAATGATCCCCATGACAAGGCTGCCTCTCCAAGTTCCTCAGAATGTTCAAG GTGGTGCTGCAAGACCTGGGAGGGTGGTCAGCTCAGTGTTGCGCTACAACAACTGTGGAGCAGCAGCTACAGCAGCAGAAGTCATTGAACAGCGAAGAATTGCAAGGAACCCTGGCGGTCCAACTCAATATCCCATTTCCAATACTTCATACCCTAGAAGACATCCCAGCTGTAAAAATGAAAGGGGTGAAGATAGTACTGAAGTTTCAAATGGGGTGCAGCCTAAACCTGAACAGTACATAGCAAGAAAAGTAGCTGCAGCACCAGGTGGACCTGGTAATCAATGGTATTAA